A single window of Qipengyuania sediminis DNA harbors:
- the clpB gene encoding ATP-dependent chaperone ClpB: MNLEKFTDRAKGFLQAAQTVAIRMNHQRISPAHLLKALLEDGEGMASGLIARAGGDAKRAAAEADAALAKVAAVTGGGAQATPGLDNDAVRVLDQAEQIATKSQDSYVTVERLLLALALATTTPAGQALKAAGVDPRALETAITQLRGGRTADSAGAENAYDAMKKYARDLTAAAREGKLDPVIGRDEEIRRTIQILARRTKNNPALIGEPGTGKTAIAEGLALRIANGDVPDSLKDRTLMALDMGALIAGAKYRGEFEERLKAVLDEVKGAEGDIILFIDEMHTLIGAGASEGSMDAGNLLKPALSRGELHCIGATTLDEYQKYVEKDPALQRRFQPVYIDEPSVEDTISMLRGLKEKYELHHGVTITDGAIVAAAQLSNRYIQNRFLPDKAIDLMDEAASRIRMEVESKPEEIENLDRRIIQLKIEEQALQRESDRASKDRLDTLRKELAELEQQSSELTTRWQGERDKIAGEAKVKEELDAAKLELEQAQRTGDLAKAGELQYGRIPELEKRLAEAQGDTENAMLRERVTEDDIASVVSRWTGIPVDRMLAGEREKLLAMEETIGKRVIGQAQAVSAVSKAVRRARAGLQDPGRPLGSFLFLGPTGVGKTELTKALAGFLFDDDGAMVRIDMSEFMEKHAVARLIGAPPGYVGYDEGGVLTEAVRRRPYQVVLFDEVEKAHPDVFNVLLQVLDDGRLTDGQGRVVDFTNTLIILTSNLGSQYLAQMVDGQDVKEVEPQVMDVVRGHFRPEFLNRLDEIILFHRLGPEHMAPIVDLQVARVQKLLAERKITLDLTEAAKRWLGRVGYDPVYGARPLKRAVQRYLQDPLAEMILAGEVPDGTTLKINEGDGTLVMTAA; the protein is encoded by the coding sequence ATGAACCTCGAGAAATTCACCGACCGGGCGAAGGGCTTCCTGCAGGCCGCGCAGACGGTCGCGATCCGCATGAACCATCAGCGCATCAGCCCGGCGCATCTGTTGAAGGCGCTGCTGGAAGATGGCGAGGGCATGGCCTCGGGGCTCATCGCCCGGGCGGGGGGCGATGCGAAGAGGGCGGCCGCCGAGGCGGATGCAGCCCTTGCCAAGGTGGCGGCGGTGACGGGCGGCGGGGCGCAGGCGACGCCGGGGCTCGACAACGATGCGGTGCGCGTGCTCGACCAGGCCGAGCAGATCGCGACGAAATCGCAGGACAGCTACGTCACGGTCGAACGGCTGCTGCTGGCGCTCGCGCTTGCCACCACCACCCCCGCCGGGCAGGCGCTGAAGGCGGCAGGAGTCGATCCCAGGGCGCTTGAGACCGCGATCACGCAGCTGCGCGGCGGGCGCACCGCCGACAGCGCCGGGGCGGAGAACGCCTATGACGCGATGAAGAAATACGCCCGCGACCTCACTGCGGCGGCACGCGAGGGCAAGCTCGATCCGGTGATCGGCCGTGACGAGGAGATCCGGCGGACGATCCAGATCCTGGCCCGGCGGACCAAGAACAACCCGGCGCTGATCGGCGAGCCCGGCACCGGCAAGACCGCGATTGCAGAGGGTCTCGCGCTCCGCATCGCCAACGGCGACGTGCCCGACAGTCTCAAGGATCGCACGCTGATGGCGCTCGACATGGGCGCGCTGATCGCGGGGGCGAAGTACCGCGGCGAGTTCGAGGAGCGGCTGAAGGCGGTGCTCGACGAGGTGAAGGGCGCGGAAGGCGACATCATCCTCTTCATCGACGAGATGCACACGCTGATCGGCGCGGGTGCATCCGAAGGCAGCATGGATGCCGGCAACCTGCTCAAGCCCGCGCTCAGCCGCGGCGAGCTCCACTGCATCGGCGCGACCACGCTCGACGAATACCAGAAATACGTCGAGAAGGATCCCGCGCTCCAGCGGCGGTTCCAGCCCGTCTATATCGACGAGCCGAGCGTCGAGGACACGATCTCGATGCTGCGCGGGCTCAAGGAGAAATACGAGCTGCATCACGGGGTGACCATCACCGACGGGGCGATCGTGGCCGCGGCGCAACTATCCAACCGCTACATCCAGAACCGCTTCCTCCCCGACAAGGCGATCGACCTGATGGACGAGGCGGCAAGCCGCATCCGCATGGAGGTGGAGAGCAAGCCCGAGGAGATCGAGAACCTCGACCGGCGGATCATCCAGCTCAAGATCGAGGAGCAGGCGCTGCAGCGCGAGAGCGACCGCGCCTCGAAGGACCGGCTCGACACGCTGCGGAAAGAGCTTGCCGAGCTCGAGCAGCAGTCGAGCGAGCTCACCACCCGCTGGCAGGGCGAACGCGACAAGATCGCGGGCGAGGCCAAGGTCAAGGAAGAACTCGACGCCGCGAAGCTCGAGCTCGAGCAGGCGCAGCGCACCGGCGATCTCGCCAAGGCGGGCGAGCTGCAATACGGCCGCATTCCGGAGCTGGAAAAGCGGCTCGCCGAGGCGCAAGGCGACACCGAGAACGCCATGCTGCGCGAGCGCGTGACCGAGGACGATATCGCGAGCGTGGTCAGCCGCTGGACCGGCATCCCGGTCGATCGGATGCTGGCGGGCGAGCGCGAGAAGCTGCTCGCCATGGAAGAGACCATCGGCAAGCGGGTGATCGGGCAGGCGCAGGCTGTGAGCGCGGTCAGCAAAGCCGTGCGCCGCGCGCGTGCGGGCCTGCAGGACCCCGGGCGGCCGCTCGGCTCGTTCCTGTTCCTCGGCCCCACCGGCGTCGGCAAGACCGAGCTAACCAAGGCGCTCGCCGGATTCCTGTTCGACGACGACGGCGCAATGGTGCGCATCGACATGAGCGAGTTCATGGAGAAGCACGCGGTCGCGCGGCTGATCGGCGCGCCGCCGGGCTATGTCGGCTACGACGAGGGCGGAGTGCTGACCGAGGCGGTGCGCCGCCGCCCCTATCAGGTGGTGCTGTTCGACGAGGTCGAGAAGGCGCACCCCGACGTCTTCAACGTGCTGCTGCAGGTGCTTGACGACGGGCGGCTGACCGACGGGCAGGGCCGCGTGGTCGATTTCACCAATACGCTGATCATCCTGACCAGCAATCTCGGCAGCCAGTACCTGGCGCAGATGGTGGACGGGCAGGATGTGAAGGAGGTCGAGCCGCAGGTGATGGACGTGGTACGCGGGCATTTCCGGCCCGAGTTCCTCAACCGGCTGGACGAGATCATTCTGTTCCATCGCCTTGGACCCGAGCACATGGCGCCGATCGTCGATCTGCAAGTGGCGCGAGTGCAGAAGCTGCTCGCCGAGCGCAAGATCACGCTTGATCTGACCGAGGCGGCGAAGCGTTGGCTAGGCCGGGTGGGCTACGACCCCGTGTATGGGGCGCGGCCGCTGAAACGCGCGGTGCAGCGGTATCTGCAAGACCCGCTGGCGGAGATGATCCTGGCGGGCGAAGTGCCAGATGGCACGACGCTCAAGATCAACGAGGGCGATGGCACGCTGGTGATGACGGCGGCGTAG
- a CDS encoding M16 family metallopeptidase, with amino-acid sequence MTNPSLRLTSPLVLALALAACATAGPGPLASSIGRGIPPGEASADIAPLGDLVAGVNIPYERFELANGLTVLVHTDRKAPIIGVTTHYTVGSKHEPRGRTGFAHLFEHLMFGGSENVPNFDIPLESAGSTPTNGSTWYDRTNYVQVVPTGALDRVLMMEADRMGFLLGAVTQDKLDKQRGVVQNEKRQGDNQPYGLADYIVSEELLPVGHPYRHSTIGSMADLSAADLSDVRKWFRDHYGPNNVVLALTGDIDAATARPLVEKWFGDIPRGPEVRAVEAPVVTLPAAKTRDITDAVPVTRITRTWTGPGITHPDATALQVGMYVLGGLASSRLDNALVRGDELAVRVSAGALVFEQISQLSAEFDLKPGEDRATAQARFDAIIANYIAQGPTQDELTRAATQIVSGQIGALERVGNFGGKGMTLAEGLVYQGDPASYKKDLEEIAALTPERVRKALATWLGRPALTLAVVPGERTLDGAKLGGWGDEATTPPPAPDARKPVPAIRSGAPRQIPPVADVGALPFPALERARLSNGVPVLLARRTAVPKVTVNLRFDAGFSVDAPDEAGVHSLMVEAMDDGTRTRDAARIAEDQERLGASISAGSGLDADDVTLTALTANLAPSLALMADIVQNPAFTEKDVARVKDQRLAEIGQQLASPQGIAGRALLPIVYGDQHPYGRVGSAGTAAAIGAVTRERLAAEHGRWLRPDTAAFTVVGDVTMAELLPRLEAAFGTWRANRMARPVKTLPTAGVPAQTRLVVIDRPNSPQSVIYAGRVLPVTGGTAGLEALDLANEVLGDGFLSRLNLLIREEKGWSYGVRSGVSAPKGQRLLTVAAPVQSDRTGESIALILSTMNDLATGKTGVNAEEFARVTDGSIRGLPNRFETNGQVLGALLALQARGLPDDYYTRLPETYRALTPQALDAAAKRYLGGSDLAIVVVGDRKAIDPQLARLGLPIEVREAN; translated from the coding sequence ATGACAAACCCCAGCCTCCGCCTTACCTCGCCCCTCGTTCTCGCCCTGGCGCTTGCCGCCTGCGCCACCGCCGGGCCCGGCCCGCTCGCATCAAGCATCGGGCGGGGGATCCCGCCTGGCGAGGCGAGCGCGGACATCGCCCCGCTCGGCGATCTCGTTGCCGGGGTAAACATTCCCTACGAGCGTTTCGAGCTTGCCAACGGCCTCACCGTTCTGGTCCACACCGACCGCAAGGCACCGATCATCGGCGTAACCACGCACTATACGGTCGGATCGAAGCACGAACCGCGCGGTCGCACCGGTTTCGCGCACCTGTTCGAGCATCTGATGTTCGGCGGCAGCGAGAATGTGCCCAATTTCGACATCCCGCTCGAAAGCGCTGGGTCCACCCCCACCAACGGTTCGACCTGGTACGACCGCACCAATTACGTGCAGGTGGTGCCGACGGGCGCGCTCGACCGGGTGCTGATGATGGAAGCCGACCGCATGGGCTTCCTCTTGGGCGCAGTTACGCAGGACAAGCTCGATAAGCAGCGCGGCGTGGTTCAGAACGAGAAACGGCAGGGTGACAACCAGCCCTATGGCCTTGCCGATTACATCGTGAGCGAAGAGCTGCTGCCGGTCGGCCACCCCTACCGGCATTCCACCATCGGCTCGATGGCGGACCTTTCCGCCGCGGACCTTTCGGATGTGCGCAAGTGGTTCAGGGACCACTACGGCCCCAACAATGTCGTGCTGGCGCTGACCGGGGACATCGACGCCGCCACCGCCCGCCCGCTGGTGGAGAAATGGTTCGGCGACATTCCGCGCGGGCCCGAGGTTCGCGCGGTCGAAGCCCCCGTGGTCACCCTCCCCGCCGCGAAAACGCGCGACATCACTGACGCCGTGCCCGTCACCCGCATTACGCGCACCTGGACCGGGCCCGGCATCACCCACCCCGATGCGACTGCGCTGCAGGTGGGGATGTATGTGCTGGGCGGCCTCGCCAGCTCGCGGCTCGACAATGCGCTGGTCCGCGGGGACGAGCTGGCGGTGCGCGTGTCCGCCGGCGCGCTGGTGTTCGAACAGATCAGCCAGCTTTCGGCCGAATTCGACCTGAAGCCGGGCGAGGATCGCGCGACGGCGCAGGCGCGCTTCGATGCGATCATCGCCAATTATATCGCTCAGGGGCCGACGCAGGACGAACTCACTCGCGCGGCGACCCAGATCGTATCGGGCCAGATCGGCGCGCTGGAGCGTGTCGGCAATTTCGGCGGCAAGGGCATGACGCTTGCCGAAGGGCTCGTCTATCAGGGCGATCCGGCGAGTTATAAGAAAGACCTCGAAGAGATCGCGGCGCTGACGCCGGAGCGGGTGCGCAAGGCGCTCGCCACCTGGCTCGGCCGCCCCGCGCTGACCTTGGCGGTGGTTCCGGGCGAGCGGACGCTCGACGGGGCCAAGCTCGGCGGCTGGGGTGACGAGGCGACGACGCCCCCGCCCGCGCCCGATGCCAGGAAGCCCGTGCCCGCGATCCGCAGCGGCGCGCCGCGGCAGATCCCGCCGGTGGCCGATGTCGGCGCCCTGCCGTTCCCCGCGCTCGAGCGGGCCCGCTTGTCGAACGGTGTGCCCGTGCTGCTAGCCCGCCGCACCGCCGTGCCCAAGGTGACGGTGAACCTGCGCTTCGACGCGGGCTTCTCGGTCGATGCTCCTGACGAAGCGGGGGTCCATTCGCTGATGGTCGAGGCGATGGACGATGGCACTCGCACCCGCGATGCGGCGCGGATCGCGGAAGATCAGGAGCGGCTCGGCGCAAGCATCTCGGCCGGAAGCGGGCTCGATGCCGATGATGTGACCCTTACCGCACTCACGGCCAATCTTGCGCCGTCGCTGGCGCTGATGGCGGATATCGTGCAGAATCCTGCCTTCACCGAGAAGGACGTGGCGCGGGTCAAGGACCAGCGCCTGGCGGAGATCGGCCAGCAGCTCGCCAGCCCGCAAGGCATTGCCGGGCGCGCGCTGCTGCCGATCGTCTATGGCGATCAGCACCCTTACGGCAGGGTCGGCAGCGCCGGCACGGCAGCGGCGATCGGCGCGGTTACGCGTGAACGGCTCGCCGCCGAGCATGGGCGCTGGCTGAGGCCGGATACCGCGGCCTTCACGGTGGTAGGCGATGTGACCATGGCCGAACTGCTGCCCAGGCTGGAAGCGGCATTCGGCACCTGGCGCGCGAACCGCATGGCACGTCCGGTCAAGACGCTGCCCACCGCCGGCGTCCCTGCCCAAACCCGGCTGGTGGTGATCGACCGGCCGAACTCGCCGCAATCGGTCATCTATGCGGGCCGCGTGCTGCCGGTCACCGGGGGCACCGCGGGGCTGGAGGCGCTCGATCTCGCCAATGAGGTGCTGGGCGATGGCTTCCTGTCGCGGCTCAACCTCCTCATCCGCGAGGAAAAGGGCTGGAGCTACGGTGTGCGCAGCGGGGTTTCCGCGCCCAAGGGACAGCGGCTGTTGACGGTCGCCGCCCCGGTCCAGTCCGACCGCACGGGGGAATCGATCGCGCTGATCCTGTCGACCATGAACGACCTCGCCACCGGCAAGACGGGAGTGAACGCGGAGGAGTTCGCCCGCGTCACCGATGGCAGCATCCGCGGCCTTCCCAATCGGTTCGAAACCAACGGCCAGGTCCTGGGCGCTCTGCTCGCGCTCCAGGCGCGCGGTCTGCCCGACGATTACTATACCCGCCTGCCCGAGACCTATCGCGCGCTCACGCCCCAGGCGCTCGACGCGGCGGCGAAGCGTTATCTCGGCGGCAGCGACCTTGCAATCGTGGTGGTCGGCGACCGGAAGGCGATCGACCCGCAGCTCGCCAGGCTCGGCCTTCCGATTGAGGTGCGGGAAGCGAATTGA
- the chrA gene encoding chromate efflux transporter: MTEAASPPLTLSALFARFLRFGCLAFGGPVAQIAMLRQALVEDERWVAPERFNRLLAAMQALPGPEAHELCVHLGMVKRGRIGGVLAGLGFMAPGFVLMMALAAAYSAFIAGRADVAAALLGVQIAVLAVIARAIPKIGKHILKNRALYGFAALALAATLAGVSFWVPLAATALAYALIRPDYWSVVAVAAALIVAVEAPLHGPLSLTHHPASEATLGGLFVAGLKGGLLTFGGAYTAIPYVHGDTVGRGWLNDAQFLDGVAFANLIPAPLVIFATFAGYLAAGPWGGVAITAGMFLPAFAFPLIFYEGLEALVDNPNLHRLLDGVAAAAVGIIAATLLQLAYGVWPRVEASPLPAYAIAGAALTAAFALKRAWAAPTIIATGGLAGWALL; the protein is encoded by the coding sequence ATGACTGAAGCCGCAAGCCCGCCGCTAACGCTCTCCGCCCTCTTCGCTCGCTTCCTGCGCTTCGGCTGTCTCGCCTTCGGGGGGCCGGTCGCGCAGATCGCCATGCTGCGGCAGGCGCTGGTGGAGGACGAGCGCTGGGTCGCGCCGGAACGATTCAACCGCCTGCTGGCGGCGATGCAGGCGCTGCCCGGCCCCGAAGCGCACGAGCTCTGCGTCCATCTCGGCATGGTCAAGCGCGGGCGCATCGGCGGCGTGCTCGCGGGGCTCGGCTTTATGGCTCCAGGCTTCGTGCTGATGATGGCGCTGGCGGCGGCCTACAGCGCCTTCATTGCCGGCCGCGCCGATGTCGCCGCAGCGCTCCTCGGCGTCCAGATCGCGGTGTTGGCGGTGATCGCCCGCGCTATTCCCAAGATCGGCAAGCATATCCTGAAGAACCGCGCGCTCTATGGCTTCGCCGCGCTGGCGCTCGCGGCGACGCTGGCTGGCGTGTCCTTCTGGGTGCCGCTGGCGGCGACGGCCCTCGCCTATGCGCTGATCCGCCCCGATTACTGGTCGGTCGTGGCCGTGGCGGCCGCGCTGATCGTAGCAGTTGAGGCCCCGCTACACGGCCCGCTGTCGCTCACGCACCACCCCGCCAGCGAAGCGACGCTCGGCGGGCTGTTCGTGGCGGGACTTAAAGGCGGGCTGCTGACCTTCGGCGGCGCTTATACCGCGATCCCCTATGTCCATGGCGATACCGTGGGCCGCGGCTGGCTGAACGATGCCCAGTTCCTCGACGGCGTGGCCTTCGCCAATCTCATCCCGGCCCCGCTCGTCATCTTCGCGACTTTCGCGGGCTATCTCGCGGCGGGGCCCTGGGGCGGGGTGGCGATCACGGCGGGCATGTTCCTCCCCGCCTTCGCCTTCCCGCTGATCTTCTACGAGGGGTTGGAGGCGTTGGTGGACAATCCGAACCTCCATCGCCTGCTGGACGGAGTAGCGGCGGCGGCGGTCGGCATTATCGCCGCGACGCTGCTGCAACTGGCGTATGGGGTGTGGCCGCGGGTGGAGGCCAGCCCCCTCCCCGCGTATGCCATCGCTGGTGCCGCGCTCACCGCCGCCTTCGCGCTGAAGCGCGCCTGGGCTGCCCCGACGATCATCGCCACAGGCGGTCTCGCAGGCTGGGCGCTGCTTTAG
- a CDS encoding acylase, whose product MRPAQRTAVGLLVVLALAFVALATWEPFAARRSFPPPARAYTAEIVRDEFGVPHIYGRTDADVAYGVAQAHAADDFTTLQDVIAMSKGRYGAIRGAEGAQVDYMYHLLGARATAERRYPLISADTRALFEAYAAGLNDFAAKHPGEVKLARLFPVNGLDVAAGFALRQPFFFGLADVIGPLVEGKPLRPEAGPPIPGSAPAAPAPAATVEPARRIAAAMPLPWGETGSMSGSNAFVVAPKASGGPSVLVSNSHQPWKGGVAWYELVVESGEGWHFAGANFPGSPYPFLGHNRHLGWTNTVNRPDMIDVYKLVLDESGTKYRIGGTWVPLEQRTVTLPVRIGPVVLPVRRTVWRSAHGPVIKNEQGAFAVRYGGIDRLDQLDAYYRLNKAKSFAEWEAQIARMAIPSTNFLYADETGTIAYVYNAAIPQRTPGPNWRGVLPGDDPALIWTGPVPYAALPKYVNPPSGWLFNANNTPFSAAGRGSDLASTVVPPEMGVELGMTNRARRSWRLLSEATRGGGKLDRATLEAIKFDTGYDAAGHVAEMLRAVRAVDPRGDKRLAEARALVLGWDRYADNIGRGDALALMLNREYMSSSYQGKPWPDAEKELTKAKDHLLRHFGRLDPPMSELLRLRRGPGPNSVDLPLDGGSDTLRASTLWDVAEDGRLIVKHGDSFVMWAEWYPGQRVQSRSIQPFGSATTRPSSPHYTDQSTLFVQHRMKPVRFWRDDVMANARSRKVVRHRPER is encoded by the coding sequence ATGAGACCGGCACAGCGCACTGCCGTAGGTTTACTGGTCGTGCTGGCGCTCGCCTTCGTCGCGCTAGCCACCTGGGAGCCCTTCGCCGCCCGCCGCTCCTTCCCGCCGCCGGCCCGCGCCTACACCGCAGAAATCGTGCGCGACGAGTTCGGCGTGCCGCACATCTACGGCCGAACGGACGCCGATGTCGCCTACGGCGTCGCCCAAGCCCATGCGGCGGACGATTTCACCACGCTGCAGGACGTGATCGCCATGTCCAAGGGCCGCTACGGCGCGATCCGCGGGGCCGAGGGGGCGCAGGTCGATTACATGTATCACCTTCTCGGCGCGCGCGCGACAGCGGAGCGGCGCTATCCGCTGATCTCCGCCGACACGCGCGCGCTGTTCGAGGCCTATGCGGCCGGGCTCAACGATTTCGCGGCCAAGCATCCGGGCGAGGTGAAGCTGGCGCGGCTGTTTCCGGTGAACGGGCTGGACGTCGCGGCGGGTTTCGCGCTGCGCCAGCCGTTCTTCTTCGGCCTCGCCGACGTGATCGGCCCGCTGGTCGAGGGCAAGCCGCTGCGGCCGGAGGCCGGGCCGCCCATCCCCGGAAGCGCGCCCGCCGCCCCGGCGCCCGCCGCCACCGTCGAGCCGGCCCGCCGCATCGCTGCCGCCATGCCGCTGCCCTGGGGGGAGACCGGGTCGATGTCGGGCTCCAACGCCTTCGTCGTCGCGCCCAAGGCGAGCGGGGGGCCGAGCGTGCTCGTCTCCAACAGCCACCAGCCGTGGAAGGGCGGCGTCGCCTGGTACGAGCTGGTGGTCGAAAGCGGCGAAGGCTGGCATTTCGCGGGCGCCAATTTCCCCGGCAGCCCCTACCCCTTCCTCGGCCACAACCGGCATCTCGGCTGGACCAACACGGTCAACCGGCCCGACATGATCGACGTCTACAAGCTGGTGCTGGACGAGAGCGGGACGAAATACCGCATCGGCGGGACTTGGGTGCCGCTCGAGCAGCGAACGGTGACCTTGCCGGTGCGGATAGGACCGGTGGTGCTGCCCGTCCGCCGCACGGTGTGGCGCAGCGCGCACGGGCCGGTGATCAAGAACGAGCAAGGCGCTTTCGCCGTCCGCTACGGGGGGATCGACCGGCTCGACCAGCTCGACGCCTACTATCGCCTCAACAAGGCGAAGAGCTTCGCCGAGTGGGAAGCGCAGATCGCGCGCATGGCGATTCCGTCGACCAATTTCCTCTACGCCGACGAAACGGGGACGATCGCCTATGTCTACAACGCCGCGATCCCGCAGCGCACGCCCGGGCCGAACTGGCGCGGCGTGCTGCCCGGCGACGATCCGGCGCTGATCTGGACCGGGCCCGTGCCCTATGCGGCGCTGCCCAAATATGTGAACCCCCCCTCCGGCTGGCTGTTCAACGCCAACAACACCCCTTTTTCTGCCGCCGGGCGGGGCAGCGATCTGGCCTCCACCGTCGTCCCGCCGGAGATGGGGGTCGAGCTCGGCATGACGAATCGCGCGCGCCGGTCCTGGCGCCTGCTGAGCGAGGCGACGCGCGGTGGTGGCAAGCTCGACCGCGCCACGCTGGAGGCGATCAAGTTCGACACCGGCTATGACGCAGCGGGCCATGTCGCCGAGATGCTGCGCGCGGTGCGAGCGGTCGATCCGCGCGGCGACAAGCGGCTCGCCGAGGCGCGCGCGCTCGTTCTCGGCTGGGATCGCTATGCGGACAATATCGGCCGCGGCGATGCCTTGGCACTGATGCTGAACCGCGAATACATGTCCTCGAGCTATCAGGGCAAGCCTTGGCCCGATGCGGAGAAGGAACTCACCAAAGCCAAAGACCATCTGCTCCGGCATTTCGGCCGGCTCGACCCGCCAATGAGCGAGCTCCTCCGCCTGCGTCGTGGGCCTGGCCCCAACAGCGTCGATCTTCCGCTCGACGGTGGTTCCGACACCTTGCGCGCCTCAACCCTGTGGGATGTGGCAGAGGACGGCCGGCTTATCGTCAAGCACGGCGACAGCTTCGTGATGTGGGCCGAATGGTACCCCGGCCAGCGGGTGCAGTCGCGCTCGATCCAGCCGTTTGGATCTGCCACCACCCGGCCGAGCTCGCCCCACTACACCGACCAGAGCACGCTCTTCGTTCAGCATCGGATGAAGCCGGTGCGCTTCTGGCGCGACGACGTCATGGCGAACGCGCGCAGCCGGAAAGTGGTTCGGCATCGGCCCGAGCGCTAG